In Rhodococcus sp. OK302, one genomic interval encodes:
- the kdpB gene encoding potassium-transporting ATPase subunit KdpB: MITALPGAVRKLDPRHLARNPVMFVVFVGSVITTLMAVADPSVFSWVITLWLWFTVIFANLAESVAEGRGKAQAASLRKVKQDTTAHRITQSGAIESVSGTDLVVGDRVIVVAGEVIPGDGDVVEGIASVDESAITGESAPVVRESGGDRCAVTGGTTVLSDRIVVEITAAPGQSFVDRMIALVEGASRQKTPNEIALNILLASLTLIFLLAVVAIGPMGLYAGHEQDPVKLIALLVCLIPTTIGALLSAIGIAGMDRLVQRNVLAMSGRAVEAAGDIDTLLMDKTGTITFGNRRATALHPAPGVSAADLAAAARLSSLADGTPEGRSIVELCGEQFGLASEPTSGEENAQFVPFTAQTRMSGLDLPGREIRKGASDAVLNWVTLGGGKAEVAVTDTVSEIAQAGGTPLVVAVNEGGRASVLGVIALSDVVKPGMAERFAELRAMGIRTIMITGDNPMTAKAIADQAGVDDFMAEATPEDKLALIRKEQEGGRLVAMTGDGTNDAPALAQSDVGVAMNTGTSAAKEAGNMVDLDSDPTKLIEIVEIGKQLLITRGALTTFSLANDLAKYFAILPALFSGIYPQLDALNIMRLATPESAIVSAVIFNALVIIALIPLSLKGVRYRPTTASKLLGRNLLVYGLGGVITPFIGIWLIDLVVRLIPGIG, translated from the coding sequence ATGATTACGGCCTTGCCTGGGGCAGTACGCAAGCTCGACCCGCGGCATTTGGCGCGTAACCCCGTGATGTTCGTGGTGTTCGTCGGCTCCGTCATCACGACGCTCATGGCCGTCGCCGATCCGTCGGTGTTCTCCTGGGTGATCACACTGTGGCTCTGGTTCACGGTGATCTTTGCCAACCTCGCCGAATCCGTGGCCGAGGGACGTGGCAAAGCGCAGGCCGCCAGCCTGCGAAAGGTGAAGCAGGACACCACTGCCCACCGAATCACGCAGAGCGGCGCAATCGAATCGGTATCCGGTACCGATCTGGTGGTCGGTGACCGCGTGATCGTGGTGGCCGGTGAGGTCATCCCCGGCGACGGCGACGTCGTCGAAGGAATTGCGTCGGTGGACGAGTCCGCCATCACCGGTGAATCCGCGCCTGTCGTGCGGGAATCCGGTGGTGACCGTTGCGCCGTCACCGGCGGTACGACGGTTCTCTCCGACCGCATTGTCGTGGAAATTACTGCGGCACCGGGTCAGTCGTTTGTCGACCGGATGATCGCGCTGGTTGAAGGTGCTTCTCGTCAGAAGACACCCAACGAGATTGCGCTCAACATTCTGCTCGCGTCGTTGACCCTGATCTTCCTGCTGGCCGTCGTGGCCATCGGTCCGATGGGTCTGTACGCCGGACACGAGCAGGATCCGGTCAAGCTGATCGCACTTCTGGTCTGCCTCATTCCGACCACGATCGGTGCACTCCTCTCCGCGATCGGTATCGCGGGCATGGACCGACTGGTGCAGCGCAACGTGCTGGCGATGTCCGGCCGCGCGGTGGAGGCTGCCGGCGACATCGACACACTGTTGATGGACAAGACCGGCACCATCACGTTCGGAAATCGCCGGGCGACGGCACTTCACCCCGCTCCGGGTGTCTCAGCCGCCGATCTTGCTGCCGCAGCACGGTTGTCGAGCCTGGCCGACGGAACCCCCGAAGGTCGCAGCATCGTCGAATTGTGCGGTGAGCAGTTCGGTCTGGCCAGCGAGCCCACCTCCGGCGAGGAGAATGCACAATTTGTTCCCTTCACCGCGCAGACCCGTATGAGTGGACTTGACCTTCCGGGCCGTGAAATTCGTAAGGGTGCATCCGACGCAGTATTGAATTGGGTGACTCTCGGCGGTGGCAAGGCTGAAGTTGCAGTCACCGATACGGTGAGCGAGATTGCGCAGGCCGGCGGAACGCCGCTTGTCGTGGCGGTCAACGAAGGTGGCAGAGCTTCGGTTCTGGGCGTCATCGCACTGTCGGACGTCGTCAAGCCCGGGATGGCCGAGCGGTTTGCAGAACTGCGCGCCATGGGAATTCGCACCATCATGATCACCGGCGACAATCCCATGACTGCCAAGGCTATTGCCGACCAAGCGGGTGTCGACGACTTCATGGCGGAGGCAACTCCCGAGGACAAGCTTGCGCTGATCCGCAAGGAGCAGGAAGGCGGCCGGCTGGTCGCAATGACCGGCGACGGCACCAATGACGCTCCGGCACTGGCACAATCGGATGTCGGCGTCGCGATGAACACGGGTACGTCGGCGGCAAAAGAAGCCGGCAACATGGTCGATCTCGATTCCGACCCGACCAAGCTGATCGAGATCGTCGAAATTGGCAAGCAGTTGCTGATCACTCGTGGCGCTCTGACCACGTTCTCGCTGGCAAACGACCTCGCGAAGTATTTTGCGATCCTGCCGGCACTGTTCAGTGGCATTTACCCGCAGTTGGATGCGTTGAACATCATGCGTCTGGCGACGCCCGAGTCGGCGATCGTCTCCGCCGTGATCTTCAACGCGCTGGTGATCATCGCGCTGATCCCGCTGTCTCTCAAGGGCGTTCGGTACCGTCCGACGACGGCGTCGAAGCTGCTCGGACGCAACCTGCTCGTCTACGGGCTCGGTGGTGTGATCACGCCGTTCATCGGCATCTGGCTGATCGATCTTGTTGTTCGTTTGATTCCCGGAATTGGGTGA